A single region of the Brassica rapa cultivar Chiifu-401-42 chromosome A03, CAAS_Brap_v3.01, whole genome shotgun sequence genome encodes:
- the LOC103858875 gene encoding ATG8-interacting protein 2, producing the protein MADKEEASSGGDNATRGTDWEVVSLTASAYAASPGPKPVDDDVTPPPYEAETTTTTSHPLYMSRHFAFPPSEEEQHHTDIPTEPSEKKMKMDSEFSVEQETGKEDGGDLTLKGLDLAKDDEFDFLQEGKGKSNIYMQDERAFGGEHSDPIQQQTDVAPPELEEEHHQVAAAANSPPPCEPWWKRSAASLISQAKETNTVWSIFIAAAAVMGVVVLGQRWQHDRWQVLQLNWESTIGNEKAAGRLMGPISRLKQAFVGGQRRDSFIRAAGSQNDS; encoded by the exons atggCTGACAAAGAGGAAGCATCATCAGGTGGTGACAACGCTACTCGTGGAACTGATTGGGAAGTTGTTTCACTCACTGCTTCTGCTTATGCTGCTTCTCCTGGTCCCAAACCAGTTGATGATGATGTTACTCCTCCTCCTTACGAAGCAGAGACTACGACGACGACATCTCATCCTCTGTACATGTCTCGCCACTTTGCTTTCCCACCCTCTGAAGAAGAACAACATCACACCGACATCCCCACGGAACCTagtgagaagaagatgaagatggatTCTGAATTCTCTGTAGAGCAAGAAACCGGAAAAGAAGATGGTGGAGATTTGACCCTAAAAGGCTTGGATTTAGCCAAAGATGATGAGTTTGACTTTCTCCAAGAGGGCAAAGGCAAAAGCAACATTTACATGCAAGATGAGAGAGCTTTTGGTGGCGAACACAGCGACCCTATTCAACAACAAACCGACGTCGCTCCACCTGAACTGGAAGAGGAGCATCATCAAGTAGCAGCAGCAGCAAACTCCCCACCACCTTGCGAGCCTTGGTGGAAAAGAAGCGCCGCTTCTTTGATCTCTCAGGCGAAAGAAACCAACACAGTTTGGTCCATTTTCATAGCTGCTGCTGCTGTCATGGGAGTTGTGGTTCTTGGACAGCGTTGGCAACATGACAGGTGGCAGGTTTTGCAGCTTAACTGGGAATCAACCATTGGTAATGAG AAAGCAGCTGGAAGACTGATGGGACCCATCTCTCGACTGAAACAAGCATTTGTCGGGGGACAACGACGGGATTCTTTCATTCGGGCCGCCGGTTCCCAAAACGACAGTTAA
- the LOC103858877 gene encoding vesicle-associated protein 1-3 gives MTTGDLVNIHPTELKFPFELKKQSSCSLQISNKTSTQVVAFKVKTTNPRKYCVRPNTGVVLPGDSCNVTVTMQAQKEAPLDMQCKDKFLVQSVIVSDATTSKDVLAEMFNKEPGRVIEDFKLRVVYIPANPPSPVPEGSEEGNSPRTDFPASQFDDHVSRTLEETSEKSSEAWSMIHKLTEEKACAVQQSQKLRQELEMLRRESSNKQSGGGHSLVLMLLVGLLGCVIGYILNVRT, from the exons aTGACGACGGGAGATCTGGTGAATATCCATCCTACAGAGCTTAAGTTCCCtt TTGAGTTGAAGAAGCAAAGCTCGTGCTCGTTGCAAATTAGCAACAAGACTAGTACTCAAGTTGTCGCATTTAAGGTTAAGACAACGAATCCTCGCAAATACTGTGTCCGACCAAACACCGGTGTTGTCTTGCCCGGTGATTCCTGCAATGTTACAG TGACGATGCAAGCCCAGAAAGAGGCACCTCTCGATATGCAATGCAAAGACAAGTTCCTTGTTCAGTCTGTTATCGTCTCTGACGCTACTACTTCCAAAGATGTCCTCGCTGAAATG TTCAACAAGGAGCCTGGTAGAGTGATTGAGGATTTCAAATTGAGGGTTGTTTACATCCCTGCTAATCCCCCTTCACCTGTCCCTGAAGGCTCTGAAGAAGGCAACTCTCCAAGGACCGACTTTCCTGCCTCTCAATTTGATGACCAC GTGTCCAGAACGCTAGAAGAAACAAGTGAGAAATCCTCCGAG GCGTGGTCCATGATTCACAAATTGACGGAGGAGAAGGCTTGTGCTGTCCAGCAAAGTCAGAAGCTCCGACAGGAACTG GAGATGCTGAGGAGAGAATCAAGCAATAAGCAGTCTGGTGGTGGTCATTCCTTGGTGTTGATGCTGTT
- the LOC103858876 gene encoding E3 ubiquitin-protein ligase RHA1B gives MGFSYGGTGIIIVGVILNDFMRAVCSFLVPTRLFGAYSSAGINKKIPMDDMLPATKFKDMSRVDPPESCRICQDEFDGGDQVRCLRNCVHVFHKTCIDRWIHDDKMTCPLCRTPIIPDFYFLRL, from the coding sequence ATGGGCTTTTCCTACGGCGGCACCGGAATTATAATCGTGGGAGTTATTCTGAATGATTTTATGAGAGCTGTTTGTTCTTTTCTTGTTCCAACTCGTTTGTTTGGGGCTTATTCTTCGGCCGGCATAAACAAGAAGATTCCAATGGACGATATGCTTCCGGCGACGAAGTTCAAGGATATGTCACGGGTGGATCCCCCGGAGAGCTGCCGGATATGTCAAGATGAGTTCGATGGTGGCGACCAGGTCCGGTGTTTAAGGAACTGCGTTCATGTTTTTCACAAGACGTGTATTGACCGTTGGATCCATGACGATAAAATGACATGTCCTTTGTGTAGAACCCCAATAATTCCTGATTTCTATTTTCTTCGcttgtaa